In the Lysinibacillus sp. PLM2 genome, one interval contains:
- a CDS encoding sodium/glutamate symporter: protein MEFNQITTLCLAVTLFLIGSFLVKRVNFLNRYCIPAPVVGGLLFAIIATALKSFGIIEFTLDTSLQSIFMITFFTTVGLGASFKLVKLGGKLLIIYWIACGFLALMQNVIGVSLAQVLGLHPLLGVMTGAVSMEGGHGAAAAYGETIEGFGVSSALSVGMAAATCGLVAGGLVGGPVVQYLVRKFNLKPSADETEEYVEKDERPVTEKSFMLQVFLITFCMAAGTFVGELFSNLTSFALPGYVGAMFVAVIVRNIVDRIKPQAINMKEISLIGDISLGIFLSMALMSIKLWEIAGLALPLLVIVLAQVIFIVLFAMFILFRALGKNYDAAIMVSGFLGHGLGATPNAMANMAAAVDKFGPSRKAYLVVPIVGAFLIDVFGMPIIITTINLFN from the coding sequence ATGGAATTCAATCAGATTACAACATTATGTTTAGCTGTTACATTATTTTTAATCGGTTCGTTTTTAGTAAAAAGGGTCAATTTTTTAAATCGATACTGTATTCCAGCACCTGTAGTTGGAGGGTTATTATTTGCGATTATTGCAACGGCTTTAAAAAGTTTTGGGATAATTGAATTTACATTAGATACTTCATTACAGTCTATTTTCATGATTACGTTCTTTACGACTGTTGGTCTTGGAGCAAGTTTTAAGCTTGTTAAATTAGGGGGCAAATTACTAATTATCTACTGGATAGCATGTGGATTTTTAGCGTTAATGCAAAATGTCATTGGTGTTTCATTAGCTCAAGTACTTGGTCTTCATCCATTACTTGGTGTAATGACAGGGGCGGTTTCTATGGAAGGTGGACATGGTGCCGCGGCTGCTTACGGGGAAACAATTGAAGGCTTCGGTGTCTCTTCTGCCCTATCAGTTGGTATGGCTGCTGCCACATGCGGTTTAGTTGCTGGAGGACTAGTCGGTGGACCAGTCGTACAATATTTAGTTCGTAAATTTAATTTAAAGCCATCAGCCGATGAAACTGAAGAGTATGTTGAAAAAGACGAACGTCCAGTGACTGAAAAATCATTTATGTTACAAGTATTTTTAATCACTTTCTGTATGGCTGCTGGGACGTTTGTGGGAGAACTGTTCTCTAATTTAACAAGCTTCGCATTACCAGGTTATGTTGGTGCTATGTTCGTAGCTGTTATTGTACGTAACATTGTTGATCGCATCAAACCGCAAGCAATTAATATGAAAGAAATCAGCCTAATCGGTGATATTTCCCTTGGTATTTTCTTATCAATGGCATTAATGAGCATTAAGTTATGGGAAATTGCAGGCTTAGCTTTACCATTACTAGTAATCGTATTAGCTCAAGTTATCTTTATCGTATTATTTGCGATGTTTATTCTTTTCCGCGCACTTGGGAAAAACTACGATGCAGCGATTATGGTGTCCGGTTTCCTTGGTCACGGTCTAGGTGCTACACCAAACGCGATGGCCAACATGGCAGCAGCTGTAGACAAATTTGGCCCATCTCGTAAAGCCTACCTCGTCGTGCCAATCGTGGGTGCCTTCTTGATTGACGTATTCGGGATGCCGATTATTATTACGACTATTAATTTGTTTAATTAG
- the mutT1 gene encoding NUDIX hydrolase, whose product MKKTVHVVGAIIENDKNEIFCALRGPEMSLANYWEFPGGKIEAGETPEQALTREIKEEFNCSIEVGEKVEDTTYEYEKVIVRLETYMAKLVDGQPVALEHAETKWVSREEITEMNFAPADIPAVEKIANEKLL is encoded by the coding sequence ATGAAAAAAACAGTCCACGTTGTTGGCGCAATTATTGAAAATGATAAGAATGAAATCTTCTGTGCGTTAAGAGGCCCTGAGATGTCATTAGCAAACTACTGGGAGTTTCCAGGTGGGAAAATTGAAGCTGGCGAGACCCCAGAACAGGCATTAACACGCGAAATTAAAGAAGAGTTCAACTGCTCGATTGAAGTTGGAGAGAAAGTTGAAGATACGACATATGAATATGAAAAAGTGATTGTTCGCCTTGAAACGTATATGGCTAAACTTGTTGATGGACAACCCGTTGCATTAGAACATGCTGAAACGAAATGGGTGTCGCGAGAGGAAATCACCGAAATGAATTTTGCCCCTGCTGATATTCCAGCTGTAGAGAAAATTGCAAACGAAAAATTGTTGTAA
- the hutG gene encoding formimidoylglutamase, which yields MYRKADSEIWQGRIDHKTDHTYFRYHQVVKTTTTMEQDSIVLIGFACDEGVRRNQGRTGAKEAPFAIRKQLASLPWRHHTNDKSLIDFGNVICEGHDLKSAQQELGDKVSDILKYGKAIILGGGHETLYGQYLGVRKAVGPEASIGLLNIDAHFDLREYDKQTSSGTMFRQILDEDPNTNYFVCGIQQYGNTTALFNTADHYKVQYFLDEQLNSVKFTEALDHFMRTHDVLLVTLCMDVLSAAEAPGVSAPSPFGLSAIKVREILRKMVSSKKTVSFSICEINPSLDVNNQTTKLGAYFINEVVMQYINN from the coding sequence ATGTATAGAAAAGCAGATTCAGAGATTTGGCAAGGTCGAATCGATCATAAAACAGATCATACTTACTTTCGTTATCACCAGGTTGTTAAAACAACTACGACAATGGAGCAAGATTCGATAGTATTAATCGGTTTTGCTTGTGATGAAGGAGTAAGGCGCAACCAAGGTCGAACCGGTGCAAAAGAAGCACCCTTTGCAATACGAAAACAACTAGCATCACTACCGTGGCGTCATCATACCAATGATAAATCACTAATAGATTTTGGAAATGTCATTTGTGAAGGTCATGATTTGAAGAGTGCTCAACAAGAGCTAGGTGATAAAGTTTCCGATATTTTAAAATACGGAAAAGCCATTATCCTTGGAGGCGGACATGAAACGCTATATGGCCAGTATTTAGGTGTACGAAAAGCAGTAGGTCCAGAAGCTTCAATTGGTTTATTAAATATTGATGCGCATTTTGATTTACGAGAATATGACAAGCAAACCTCATCAGGGACAATGTTCAGGCAAATTTTAGATGAGGATCCCAATACGAACTATTTCGTGTGCGGTATCCAACAGTATGGAAACACCACTGCATTATTTAATACCGCGGATCATTATAAGGTCCAATACTTTTTAGATGAGCAATTGAATTCCGTTAAGTTTACTGAAGCGCTAGATCACTTTATGAGGACACATGATGTTTTACTCGTTACCCTTTGTATGGATGTTTTAAGTGCAGCGGAAGCACCTGGGGTTAGTGCACCCTCACCGTTTGGTTTATCTGCAATAAAGGTACGTGAAATTTTACGTAAAATGGTTTCGTCAAAAAAAACAGTAAGCTTTAGTATATGTGAAATCAACCCTTCATTGGATGTAAACAATCAAACTACAAAATTAGGAGCTTATTTTATAAATGAGGTTGTAATGCAGTATATAAATAATTAA